A window of the Gossypium hirsutum isolate 1008001.06 chromosome A03, Gossypium_hirsutum_v2.1, whole genome shotgun sequence genome harbors these coding sequences:
- the LOC107926960 gene encoding ethylene-responsive transcription factor ERF026 — protein MASSSSSKHPMYRGIRCRSGKWVSEIREPRKTTRIWLGTYPTPEMAAAAYDVAALALKGSEAVVNFPDSVASYPIPASMSSADIRKAAAAAAAVQRGENKSSESSNLVGTVQHHVVKDEGFTTGEYVDEDVFLNMPNLLVDMAKGLLVSPPRISLIPSDDDDDSPDNCNGESLWSY, from the coding sequence ATGGCCTCTAGTTCCTCCAGTAAACACCCAATGTATCGTGGAATCAGATGCCGGAGCGGAAAATGGGTGTCTGAAATCCGTGAACCGCGTAAAACTACACGTATATGGCTCGGTACGTATCCGACACCGGAAATGGCTGCTGCTGCATATGATGTGGCTGCACTAGCCCTAAAAGGTAGTGAAGCTGTTGTGAACTTCCCGGATTCCGTTGCTTCGTATCCTATTCCGGCTTCTATGTCGTCAGCCGATATACGAAAagcggcggcggcggcggcggcggtgCAAAGAGGTGAAAACAAAAGTAGTGAGAGTAGTAACCTAGTAGGGACAGTTCAACATCATGTGGTCAAAGATGAAGGGTTCACTACAGGAGAGTATGTGGATGAGGATGTATTTTTGAACATGCCTAATTTGTTGGTGGATATGGCAAAGGGATTGCTGGTTTCACCGCCGAGAATTAGCTTGATACCTTCCGATGACGACGATGACTCACCAGATAATTGTAATGGAGAAAGCTTATGGAGTTATTGA
- the LOC107963673 gene encoding protein DETOXIFICATION 49, translated as MCCKQGLDHGKVTSIEVPETDMLATLLNPKDPTPQKTCLSLVIEEAKCISNIALPMVLTGLLLYSRSMISMLFLGRLGELALAGGSLAIGFANITGYSVLSGLAMGMEPICGQAFGAKRYKLLGLTMQRMILVLLLTSILIASLWSNMKKILLFCGQDENIANEAHSYILYCLPDLLAQSFLHPLRTYLRAQSITLPLTYCSTLAILLHIPINYLLVSVLNLGIKGVALGSIWTNFNLVFSLIVYVKISGVYKKTWGGISCECLKGWKDLLNLSIPSCISVCLEWWWYEIMILLCGLLLNPQATVASMGILIQTTSLIYIFPSSLSFGVSTRVGNELGANNPNKAKLAAIVGLSSSSMIGLSALLFAILVRKKWATMFTQDPEIIALTSTVLPILGLCELGNCPQTTGCGVLRGTARPKLGANINLGCFYLVGMPIAVWLSFFVGFDFKGLWLGLLAAQASCMVTLLLVVTRTNWDIQAKRAQELTRAVPVDDNDNNKADSDSKESSPLLHDINHDNELV; from the coding sequence ATGTGCTGCAAACAGGGTTTGGACCATGGAAAGGTTACTTCCATTGAAGTACCAGAAACAGACATGTTAGCAACACTTTTGAATCCCAAGGACCCAACACCACAAAAGACATGTCTGTCTCTTGTTATTGAAGAAGCAAAGTGTATATCCAACATAGCTTTGCCTATGGTATTAACAGGTCTTTTGCTTTACTCTCGTTCCATGATTTCCATGTTGTTCCTTGGTCGTTTAGGGGAACTAGCTTTAGCCGGCGGTTCGCTCGCTATCGGATTCGCCAACATCACCGGTTACTCGGTTCTTTCCGGTTTAGCCATGGGAATGGAACCCATTTGTGGCCAAGCTTTTGGTGCTAAAAGATATAAACTACTTGGCCTCACCATGCAAAGAATGATACTTGTGCTTTTATTGACTTCAATTTTGATAGCTTCTTTATGGTCCAACATGAAAAAGATTCTGCTCTTCTGTGGACAAGATGAAAACATTGCCAATGAAGCTCATTCTTACATTCTTTATTGCTTGCCTGATCTTTTAGCACAATCTTTTTTACATCCTCTGCGAACATATTTGAGGGCTCAATCTATAACTCTGCCTCTCACATATTGTTCTACTTTGGCTATCCTCCTTCACATTCCGATCAACTACTTGCTCGTTTCGGTCTTGAATCTCGGGATCAAAGGCGTCGCTTTAGGATCGATTTGGACTAATTTCAACCTCGTGTTTTCGCTGATCGTTTACGTTAAAATCTCTGGCGTGTACAAGAAAACGTGGGGCGGGATCTCGTGTGAGtgcttgaaaggatggaaagattTGTTGAATTTATCGATCCCGAGTTGCATTTCGGTTTGTCTCGAATGGTGGTGGTACGAGATCATGATTTTGCTTTGTGGTTTGTTGTTGAACCCGCAAGCAACCGTGGCTTCGATGGGGATTTTGATTCAAACCACTTCGTTGATATACATTTTCCCATCGTCGTTAAGCTTCGGTGTTTCGACTAGAGTTGGGAACGAGCTTGGAGCTAACAATCCAAACAAGGCTAAACTGGCTGCGATCGTTGGTCTTTCCTCGAGCTCAATGATAGGACTTTCGGCATTGCTGTTCGCTATACTGGTTAGGAAAAAATGGGCTACAATGTTCACCCAAGACCCGGAGATCATTGCTTTGACATCAACGGTGTTGCCGATTCTTGGCCTTTGCGAGCTCGGAAACTGCCCGCAAACAACCGGGTGTGGTGTTTTAAGAGGCACCGCGAGACCAAAACTAGGAGCCAACATCAACCTAGGATGCTTTTACCTCGTCGGCATGCCGATCGCGGTGTGGTTAAGTTTCTtcgtcgggttcgatttcaaagGTCTTTGGCTTGGGCTTTTAGCCGCACAAGCGTCGTGTATGGTGACCCTGTTGCTGGTTGTGACTCGAACCAACTGGGACATTCAAGCCAAGAGAGCTCAAGAACTGACCAGGGCCGTCCCTGTGGATGATAATGACAACAACAAAGCTGATTCGGATTCCAAAGAATCTTCGCCCTTATTACATGACATAAACCACGACAATGAACTTGTCTGA